TGTTTGAACATGGTTATCCGAAAGAGAAGATAGTGGAAATCGCAAATCATCATAACTATGATTTACTAGTTATCGGCACGCGAGGATTAAGTGGATTAAAAGAAGTAGTGATGGGCAGTGTGAGTCGTCACGTTGTAAAACAGTCTGAGATTAATGTACTTGTCGTAAAATAAAACAGGAAATTCCAATTGGAATTTCCTGTTTTATTTTAGTTTTTTAAATTAAAGTTTTTAATCCCTTTATAAATTACAGGGAAGAATAAGATTAAACCGACGATACCCATAATTGGGAATACAGTTGCAACAAGCTTTGAGAAACTGATAAACGTCATTAAAAATGTAATGACTGCAATTACAACAATCATAATATAGTAATTTCTGCTGTAAGGTTTTGTGAATCTTGAGATAAAAGCATAATTTAACCCAACAACCGTATTATAAATTACAGCAACCATTATTATTGAGAAGATAATTCCGATCGCTGGATGGATTTCCTGAGCGAGTAATAACGTAGGAAGATCTACCTTTACAATATGTTGATATTCTGTAACAAGGCCTAAGTTGATTAACATCAACAATGCCATGATGATGATTCCACCAAATAAACCGCCGAATATCGCATGTGTACCTTTTTTGAGCTGGCCACCCATGACTGATAAGAAACTGAATGCTGCAGCAATCTGTAAACTTGAATAGTTAATTGCGTCAAACCACCATGGATAGAGTCCTTTATTTTCAGGAATGCTAGTAATACCATCAGAAATATTGAAGTTATGCTTAATCATATAAAAAATTGAAATGATCAATACAATCGCAATTAAGAATGGTGTTACAACACTCAGGACGCGAATAATCTTATTGAACTGCATACATAATGTTAAGCTTACGAGCGCAATAAAGATTAAACCACTTAACCAAAATGGAATATTGAAACTTTCGTTAATTGTACTTGCACCCCCGACACTCATTACAAGTGCCAGACCAAGTAAGAAAGCAGTAAGAATAAAATCAAATATCAGTGAGATTTGTTTAGGTAAAAAATATTTAATACTTGTGGCGTGATTTTCGCTTTTAATATCATAGCCGCCTTTCATTACAAACATACCACCTAAAGTAACGAGAAGACCTGTCAATATTATGCCCCATATACTATTGATGCCGTGTGACGTAAAAAATTGCAGAACTTCTTGTCCGGTAGCAAATCCTGCACCTACGACGACACCTACAAATGCAAAAGCAACGACCAGAATTTCTTTAAAATCTTTCATGATAACCCCTTCCAGAATAAAACTAAACTTTATCTATTTGAACTCTTATGATAGCGTTTTCGAAGGGGAATGTCCATAAGTTGATATTGTTTAAAGCGATTTCTTTAAAAGAAAATAGCATAATTATTATTGTTTTTCATTTAATTTTTTTAATGTTACATAGTTAATGACGACACATAAAATATCCATAGCTTCTTTTAGTTCTTCTGCATTTAAAAATGATGGCGCGATACGAATAATGCTGTCGTTAGGGTCTTTACCATAAGGATGTGTTGCGCCTGCTGGAGTAACTTTTAAACCAAGTGCACTACACTGCGCTACAATTTCGCTTGCGCAATGATCGAGCACATCTATCGTAATGAAATAACCACCTTGTGGCTTGTTCCATTTACAAATTTCTGGAGAATAGAGTTTCTCAGATAGATATGCATCAACAATGTCGAATTTCGGTGCCATAATTTCTTTATGCTTACGCATATGTTCAATTAAACCATCTTTATCACCGAAGAATTTAACATGACGTAGCTGATTTAATTTATCATGTCCGATTGTTTGAACACCGAACAATGATAATAAATAATTGATGTTCGTTTCGCTTGCTGCAAGTGCTGAAATTCCTGCACCTGGGAAAGTCATCTTAGAAGTAGACATAACCATTAAAGCGCGTTCAGGATGACCGGCACTTTGACACGCATGAAGCAAGTTCTTCACTTTGATTACTTCTTCGCCTAGGTGATGATATCCATAAGCATTGTCCCATATAATTCGGAAGTCATCGGCAGCTGTGAGCATACTTGCTAAGCGCTCTACCGTTTCGTCAGAATAGTTATATCCTTGAGGATTTGAATAAAGTGGCACACACCAAATACCTTTAATTGAAGCATCATCCTTAACTAGAGCTTCTACTTGTTCCATATCTGGACCGTGATCTGTCATTGCTACAGGGATCATTTCTATGCCGTAAGACTCACAAATTGTAAAGTGACGATCATAACCTGGAACAGGGCATAAGAATTTTACCTTTTGATCTTTCCAAGGCTCGGCCTCTTTGGACACACCGTAGAACATAAACTTATTAATCATATCATGCATTAAGTTTAAGCTTGAATTACCCCCGATATAGACTTCGTTTTGAGATACATCGAATAAATCGGCAAATAGTGCTTTAGCTTCTGGAATGCCGCCTGGAATACCATAGTTAAAGTATGACATATAGCTATCAGCATCCTCGCTTTTTAACACATCCAGCAAACCGAATGATAGCGCCAGTTGTTCTCCCGATGGTTTCCCGCGCGTCATATCGATATTGATGTCTTCTTTCATCAATTGATCATACTGCGCCTTATAATTTTGTAACGCTTCTTGAATGTTCGTCATGAATTAAACACTTCCAATCTATATTATTACTGTCATTATAGAATATTTAGCTGTTGATTTACAGTAAGACAAAAAAATAAAAACCCACCCCCAACAGATAGAGTGGATTTTTATCAAGAATTAACTCCAACAGAAAAAGTTAATTCTTTTCTTTATATCAAAAGGAAATATGAAGAGCAATCGTCTTAGATTGCATCTTTATAATAACATACTTTTAATGCATTTTATACATATATTTAAATGAAATTAGTAAATTTTTTCATATTATAAATAGAATATTCAGATAAATTATTGACATTAAGAATTATGGTATGTATAATTACAAATAATTTAATAGGACAAAGCAATAAAAAGGAAAAGTAGATACCGGAATTTACACAGAGAGCTTCAGTTTGGTGAGATGAAGTTATATGAAAGTATTGAAAAATGGCCTTTTTGCTACATGCTGAACGATAATTCTAGTAGGTTCTGTCGAGAGTAGGCGCTCGTTATCAACGCCTGAGTATTACACATAATAATGAAATTTTCTATAGATGTGCGTACTTGCTGAGGTATAGTTAGTGATAGCTATACGAATAAAGGTGGTACCGTGGGCAACCCCTCACCCTTTACTAAACTGTAAAGGAGTGAGGGGTTTTTTGGATTCTGATATGTATGACATGACACACAAGCCACGGCAAATACTATATATAACCCGCATAAATAGGAGGAATTCATTATGACAACTTTAAATACAGTACAACAACCAGCATTTGATCACGTAGGGAGCTTTTTAAGACCTCAGCCCTTAAAAGAGGCACGTGAGCAATATTTAAATAAAGAGATTACATATGATGCATTGAAACAAGTTGAGGATCAGGAAATTAAAAAGCTGATTGATAAGCTTGTATCGTTAGGATATGAAACTGTGACAGATGGAGAATTCAGAAGAAGTTACTGGCATCTGGACTTTTTCTTTGGATTTAATGGCATTGAACAGCAATTACTCGGTCAAGGGTACGTCTTTAATAAATACGAAACAAGAAGTGATAGTGTGAAGTTTATCGGTCAGATTTCTGGTGAGCATCATCCGTTTGTAGAACACTATAAATTTGTCAGAGACTATGCACCAAAACATGTGACAGTAAAGCAGACAATACCAGCACCTGCGCAGTTCTTAGTAGAGTTGACACGTCCAGGTGTGAAAGAAACAGTAAATGAACATTATGCATCACGTGAAGCGGTCAAAGATGATATCGTCAAGGCATATACGACAGTGATACAGGATTTATATGATGAAGGATTACGCGTGCTTCAGCTGGACGACTGTTCATGGGGCATTCATGTTTCTGCAGGTACATTAGAGAAGATACACGGTGACGGTAACAGCGAGAATCTAAATGTAGAAGAACTCAAAGAAGAGTTGTTAGACATTAATAATCGTGTAATACACAATGCACCGAATGATCTTATTATCAATACACATGTATGCAGAGGGAACTACCGCTCGGACTGGGCGAGCGCTGGCCCATACGATAAAGTCGCAGATCAACTCTTCGCGAAAGAAGATGTGGATGCATATTATCTTGAATATGATACAGAACGCGCAGGAGGCTTTGAACCACTTGCGAAAGTTTCCGGAGAAAAACACGTCGTACTCGGACTGATAACTTCTAAGTTCCCGGAATTAGAAGGTAAAGCGGAAGTAATTGCACGTATTAAAGAAGCGAGCAAATATATTCCTTTAGAACGACTAAGTTTAAGTACACAATGTGGGTTTGCCTCAACAGAAGAAGGTAATGAACTGACAGAAAGTGAACAATGGGCGAAACTTGAACTCGTGAAAGAAATCGCTATCGAAGTATGGGGAAGTAGAGAAGAGGAACTGCCAGCATAATGTGAAATGATAAAAAGTTTAAATAGGGAATATATGGGTATATTATAAATAAAACACAGAAGAAAGGTGATTATTATGAGTAATGAAGGTAAATTCGAACAATTAAAAGGTAACGTACAAGAAACTGTTGGCAACGCGACAGGAAATAAGGAACTAGAACAAGAAGGTAAAGAAAGCAAGATTTCTGGTAAAGTGAAAGAAGTATCTGAGAACGTACAGGATAAAGTGAATGAAACAGTAGACAAATTTAAAAAGTAATCTATAAATTGAGGTAAATGATGAATGCATTTACCTCAATTTTTTTGTGTATAATAAATATAATGATAAAGCAAAAAGGGGAAGTTCTATGTATACAATATATTTAGCAGGTGGCTGTCTCTGGGGTGTACAGGCATTTTTGAAGACGGTGCCTGGTGTAGTTGAAACTGAAGCGGGTAGAGCGAACGGTATGACAGCAACGCTAGATGGACCTTATGATGGCTATGCTGAATGTGTGAAGACGGTATGCGAAGATACACTGGCACTACCAGAGCTATTAGATGATTTCTTTCAGATTATGGATCCGTATAGCGTGAACAAGCAAGGTGTGGACGAAGGTCCCAAATATAGAACGGGGATTTATAGCGAAGATGAAGCGTTATTACAAGCAGCAAGAGACTATATTAATTCACGAGAAGATAAAGAGAGAATTGTCGTAGAAGTGCTGCCACTACATAATTATGTCCGTAGTGCAGACGAACATCAGGACTATCTGGACAGACATCCAGAGGACTATTGTCATGTACCGCTTGAAATGATGAGGAAGTATAAATAAAAGGAGAGTATAAAAAACTTCAAAAGCTTGTTTAATGTTAGTATTAAACAAGCTTACTTATTAAAATGGTCACAGCTAATTATTCATAATCAAATTCTACGGTACCAGCGCCTATAGTCATTTTAACAAGAAATTTAGCTTCGCTTTGTGGTAAATTGATTAAATCATTTAACTCAACATCACCATTTTTTGAAGAGACGTCAAAGTGGGTATTTTGTGGCTCATTTGTATATTCAAAAGTACCGTCCCCCATACCAATATGTCCATTTATATTGATATCTGAATTTAATCCATACAATTCAATTGTACCTGTTTTTACATCGATATTTGCTTGTTGTGAGTTAAAATGATCAAAACTAATATCGCCCATACCAACTTTTATATTAGACACATCGCTTTTAATTTTATCCCCTTCTATCAAACCAATATCTGCATTCAATTCTAAATTCTCGGTTGAAAGATAATCCACATCAATCATACCTGCAAATGTCTTTGCCTTGAATAATTTTAATTTTTCTTTTGGAATCAATAATTTAATTTCTATTTCATCGCGATTTTCGTGGTTTCCAAATACAAAATTTTTCTTACGATTTTTAGAATCGTTTTTCGTATTAAAATATAGAGTATTATTCTCTATTTTATACTGATAATCTTCTTTATTTATAATATTGCTGATTTCTAGTGATGCATGATTATTTTTAGATTGTTCAACGATGATGGTGCCCTGACCTATATCTAAATCAATTGAATTAAAAGGTTGATTCAATGTTATCTGCTTATTATAGCCGTTTTGTTTTTTGGTAACCATTTGATCTTTCGTTAATAACATACCTGCTATTCCTATTATCAAGAGAAGTATACCTAAAATTATTAGAAATTTTTTCATTGTTATGCTCCTTTTACCGTATTGATATTCCATTTGGCATACTTCACAATTAATTTGTTAGCATATTTTGCAAAATAGTATAATGCAAACGATAATAGAATACCGCAACCCACCATAGTTATTGTCATAAACACATCAAATAAAGTTACAGCTTCAGCACCGTTGATTAAATAATCTGCTGCTAAAAACAACGGTGAAATGATGAAGATGAATGCAAGGACAATCATACTAATCAAAAATGATAAATAAGTGAATAATGGTACTGACATAAAAAATATATTTAAAATACCTAATCCAATCGTAGCCATTACTGCGTTCATAACGTTGGAAGTAGAAGGATTTTGAGTTGCTCGATCAACAATATATGTGGATTTTAGTTCCCTTGCGATACGTTTTGGATCGCCAAGTTCAGATGCTATTAACTGCTCATCTTTTCCATCTAATATACCATCTTCAAAATGTGCTTCATATTCAAACATTATTGATTGTTTCTCATTTTCGTTCAAACCATTTAAATTACGATACAATGTATTTAAAAATTCCTTTCTATTCATTGTTGTCAGCTCCTTCTAATAATTGATTAACAGATGATTTTAACTCCATCCATTCTTCTACTAAATGTTGTAAATGTACTCTTCCTGTTGAAGTGATGGTGTAATATTTACGCGCGGGACCAGCTGATGTTTTCCCCATATAAGTGTCGAGCATTCCTTCGTTTACAAGTCTTCGAAGCATTGGATAAAGCGTCCCATCAGCAATAGATAACTGTTTAGAAATCGTTTGCGAAAGCTCATAGCCATACTGGTCACCTCTACTGATTTCATTCATAACAACGAGTTCTAACACACCCTTTTTTAATTGAATGTTCATATTCCGACTCCTAACTAGCAAATATATCGATATAGTTATTATGACTATATCGTATCATCTACTAGTGGATATTTCAATATAGAAGAATAGATTATTTACTAATGTTGTAAAATAAAAATATCTTTTGATAAAATATGAGAAAATGAGGTGATGAAATGATTGAATTTAGAAGGTTGACAATGAATGATAAAGTTGCTTTTGAAGAATATATGAGAGAGTGGAATAACCCAGAAGAAATTGTGCCCACTGCTACAAACTATTCTCGTTATAGTAGTTTTGAAGATATGATTGAAAAATTAGATATAAGAGAATCTGGTCAAGATTGGGTGAAGAATACTACATTTTTTTACTTTATAGATGGTGTTATTATTGGTGCAGCTAATATTAGGCATAAGCTTACAAAGGATTTGCTGAACACGGGTGGACATATTGGGTATGGTGTAGCCCGAAGTTATAGAGGGCAAGGCTATGCTACTAAAATTCTTCAGGAATCCCTTGTTTTTGCACGTTCTATTGGAATTGACAAAGCTTTAATTACTTGTGACGAAGATAACATTGCTTCAAGTAGAGTAATCATAAAGAACGGGGGATTAGAGGATAAACCATATTTACAGTCTGATGGTATTAAAAGCAGACGATTTTGGATCGATATATAAGGTATCATGCTGATAATGCATGATACTTTTTTTATCGGTTGACATATACCCTATAAGGGTATAATATAAAGATGTAATGAAAGATACCCCCATACAGTATAGGAGATGATAAGATGTCAGAGCATCAGCATATTGCAGCACCGAGAGATAATGAAGAGAAAGAAAAGTTGATCAAGCGTTTAAAGCGTGTTGAAGGTCAAGTGCGTGGTATTCAGAAGATGATAGAAGAGGATCGTTATTGTGTCGATATTCTTGTGCAGATAAGTGCGATTGAGTCAGCGATGAAGCAGGTAGGTTATGCGATAACGGAGCGTCATATGAAGCATTGTGTGAGTGATGCAATTAAAGCAGGCGATGGTAACGATTCAATCGAAGAGTTAATGAAGGTACTAAAGCAGTTCAATAAATAAGGAGTGCATTTGTATGGCAAAACAAGAAGTAACTTTACCGATAGAAGGGATGACGTGTGTGGCTTGTTCAAATCGTATCGAGAAAGTGCTGAATAAGATGGATGGTGTTGATGCCCAGGTGAATTTAACGACTGAGCGTGCAACCGTTCATTATGATGAAGATAAATTGAGTTTAAATGATATTTCTGAGCGTATCGATAAACTGGGATATCAAGTTCGTCCGGCACATGCAGAGTTTGATATTACTGGGATGACGTGTGCGGCTTGTTCAAATCGTATCGAGAAAGTATTGAATAAACAGCCTGGTATACAAAGTGCAACAGTGAATCTTTCGACTGAAGTTGCAACGGTTGATTATTATCCGGGAAATATGGACGAGTCCGATATTATCGCCCGTATTAAGAAGCTTGGGTATGATGCAACGCTTAAGAGTGAGGAGCAGTCTGATCGTAAAGAAAATGAGTTGCGACGCAAAAAGTATAAATTGATATTAGCAGCGTTATTATCTTTGCCGTTATTAATTACGATGTTGACGCATCTGTTCGGTATTCATCTGCCGCATATCTTTATGAATCCGTGGTTTCAGTTTGCGTTTGCGTTTCCAGTGCAATTTATAATTGGCTGGCAGTTCTACACAGGCGCCTATAAAAGTTTACGTAGTGGATCCGCCAATATGGATGTACTTGTAGCACTTGGAACAAGCGCCGCATTTTTCTATAGTTTATATGAGAGTATTAAAGGGATGAGAGGATTAACGAATGATCCCCATCTTTACTTCGAAACGAGTGCTGTTTTGATTACTTTAATATTGTTCGGTAAGTATCTGGAAGCACGTGCGAAATCACAGACGACAAATGCTTTATCCAGTCTATTAAACTTACAGGCGAAAGATGCACGTGTGATTAGAGATGGCAAAGAGCAGATGATAAGTGTGGATGCATTACAAGTAGGAGATCATATTATTGTGAAACCGGGTGAAAAAGTACCGGTAGATGGTGTCATTGTTAAAGGGAACTCTTCTGTTGATGAGTCTATGTTAACCGGTGAATCGATTCCTGTTGAGAAGAATACAGGTGATAAAGTTATCGGTGCGACGATGAATAAGAATGGGAGTTTCACGATGGAAGCTACGAAAGTCGGCAAGGATACTGCGCTGCAGTCAATCGTCAAAATAGTAGAATCAGCACAAGGTTCTAAGGCGCCAATTCAACGTATGGCAGATGTTATATCTGGATACTTCGTTCCGATTGTTGTAGGTATCGCGATACTTACGTTTATCGTATGGATGTTATTTGTTAATCAAGGGTTTGAAGCATCGCTTGTTGCAGCGATATCTGTTCTTGTTATTGCGTGTCCTTGTGCATTAGGACTCGCCACACCGACATCTATTATGGTAGGAACAGGTCGAGCGGCAGAACGCGGGATTCTCTTCAAAGGTGGAGAGCATCTGGAGCGTACACACGAAATCGATACTATTGTTTTAGATAAGACTGGAACGGTAACGAAAGGTGAGCCAGAAGTAACAGATTTCACAGGAGACGATCGCGCACTTCAATATTTAGCAAGTAGTGAACAATCTTCTGAGCATCCACTTGCGAGTGCGATTGTGAAGTATGCTGAAGAACACGCAGTAACATTGAAAGACGTAGCACACTTTGAAGCTGTACCAGGACACGGAATTCACACACAAATTGATGATAAAGATATATATATCGGTAATCGTAAGCTGATGCAGCAGTATAATATTGAAACAGAAGCATTCGAGCAAGATATGCAGCTATTTGAAAAACAAGGTAAAACTGCGATGATGATTGCTTATGAAGGGAAAGTACAAGGTATCGTAGCTGTGCAGGATACAGTGAAACCAAGCGCGAAAGATGCCATTGATGAACTGAAAGCTATGGGTATAGAAGTGATTATGCTTACCGGCGACAATCAACGTACTGCTCAAGCAATTGCAAGTGAAGTTGGTATTGAGGAAGTGATCGCTGAAGTCTTGCCAGAAGATAAAGCAGATAAGGTTACAGCATTGCAGGCGCAAGGTAAGAAGGTGGCTATGGTAGGAGATGGTGTGAACGATGCACCAGCCCTCGCACTAAGTGATATCGGTATTGCAATAGGTACAGGAACAGAAGTCGCGATAGAAGCGGCTGACGTGACGATACTAGGTGGTGAGCTGACATTGATACCAGAAGCGATTAAACTGAGTCATGCAACGATCCGAAATGTAAAACAAAACTTAGGATTTGCATTTGGTTATAATATTATCGGTATTCCATTTGCAGCATTAGGCTTATTGGCGCCATGGATTGCGGGGCTTGCTATGGCATTATCATCAGTAAGTGTTGTCAGTAACGCTCTAAGACTGAAATCTGTTAAAATTAAATAAAATAGAAGTAAAGGGGAGTTTATTATGGAAACAGTATTAGAAGTAAAAGGTATGACATGTGGACATTGTAAATCAGCAGTAGAAGGTGCAGCGAAAGAAGTTGCAGGTGTAAGTGAAGCAGCAGCAGACATTGAGCAAGGGATTGCGACAATTACGCATGACGAATCAGTGAATATTGACGATGTAAAGCAATCAATTGAAGATCAAGGTTATGACGTGAAATAAAATATGCTGTCGCGAATGCGACAGCATATTTTATTTCACTTTCTTTGCTAGGTCAGTAATGTAGTTAAAGAAAGCGTCATGGTCAACATCATATACGACATTCACTGGACGTCCTTCTTCCATTTCATAAGTACGACCTTGACTTGGACCGTGTGTATAAACACCTGAGAATACTTCTTTTGATTTCACAAGGTCAGGTTTACCGATAGATGCCGTTGTGAGAACGTCCCATAAGTAGTAAGTAGAATTTGTTACAAAGTGTTTAAGCGGTGGTACGACGGCGTAACTTACACCTAAGAAATCGACGCCTGGATATTGACGTTCATTTGCCCACATCTGTCTGATGTCTCCTGTAAGAGGGACTTGAATAGTACTTTCTAGAGCCACCATATCGATTTTGATGTTCGTATCAAAGACAACACCAACGGCTTCTGGATCCCAGAAAGCATTCCATTCGGCAGTGCCATCATGTTCTGGTTCATGTACGTTTCCTTCAGCGCGGTAAGTACCACCCATCCAAACAAGCTTCTCGATTTTCTCTTCGATCTTAGGTTCAACTTCTAAAGCCTTTGCTAAGTCTGTTAACGGACCTGTGAACAATAAAGTTGTTTTACCTTTTCCGCTCATTAATTTTTCGATTAAGTGTTCATGTGCAGGTAACTTTGAAAGTGGTGCATCAATAGAGCCTTTCTCATTTAATATTGGAAGTGCATCCATAAAGAAAGCATGCATTCTCCAGTCTTTAGGAAATGGGTTTTTTCCGCGTAGTGGACTCATTGCAGTTTCGAGCTTGCCATCTCCAAAGCGGTCAATAATTTTTCTTGATGCATATGTTGCAGGTTCTATATAGCAATCCGCATCAATAACACTCACACCAGTCAATTCGATATCTTCCATTTGTAATAAGAGGAATAATGAAATTAAATCATCGACGCCTCCATCATGATTGAAATATACTTTATGTGCCATAAATTCTCCTACTTTCGATTCATTTACAAGACTATTATATAGTTTAATTGTGTAATTTCAATAGTGAGTAAGAATAGTTGTAATTAAAAAGAAAAGATATATAATTCTAATTAGATATAAAAAGTATACTAGAGGTGAGAGGATGAAAATAGAATTAGGATTAACGTCATTCGGAGATAACGGTTCGATTCATACGATGGAAGGAAGACTGCCAGCCATTCCTGCAGATGAGCGTATTAGAAATCTCGTTGAAGAGATACAGCTTGCTGATCAGCTCGGTCTTGATATATACGGTCTTGGTGAACATCATCGTAAAGATTTCGCAGTATCAGATCCAGTAACAGTGCTCGCTGCGGCGGCGAGTTTGACGAAAGATATTAGGTTAAGTTCTGCTGTAACTGTTCTATCAAGTGATGATCCTGTACGCGTATATCAGCGTTTTGCGACGCTCGATGCGATTAGTAATGGGCGTGCAGAGATTATGGCAGGGCGTGGATCATTTATCGAGTCGTTCCCATTGTTTGGTTACGATTTAAATGATTACAATGAATTATTCGATGAGAAGCTCGCATTATTATTAGAAATAAACAAAAATGAAATTGTTAATTGGCAAGGACATCATAGACCTTCAATTGATAATAA
Above is a window of Macrococcoides canis DNA encoding:
- a CDS encoding YkvI family membrane protein; the protein is MKDFKEILVVAFAFVGVVVGAGFATGQEVLQFFTSHGINSIWGIILTGLLVTLGGMFVMKGGYDIKSENHATSIKYFLPKQISLIFDFILTAFLLGLALVMSVGGASTINESFNIPFWLSGLIFIALVSLTLCMQFNKIIRVLSVVTPFLIAIVLIISIFYMIKHNFNISDGITSIPENKGLYPWWFDAINYSSLQIAAAFSFLSVMGGQLKKGTHAIFGGLFGGIIIMALLMLINLGLVTEYQHIVKVDLPTLLLAQEIHPAIGIIFSIIMVAVIYNTVVGLNYAFISRFTKPYSRNYYIMIVVIAVITFLMTFISFSKLVATVFPIMGIVGLILFFPVIYKGIKNFNLKN
- a CDS encoding aminotransferase class I/II-fold pyridoxal phosphate-dependent enzyme; translated protein: MTNIQEALQNYKAQYDQLMKEDINIDMTRGKPSGEQLALSFGLLDVLKSEDADSYMSYFNYGIPGGIPEAKALFADLFDVSQNEVYIGGNSSLNLMHDMINKFMFYGVSKEAEPWKDQKVKFLCPVPGYDRHFTICESYGIEMIPVAMTDHGPDMEQVEALVKDDASIKGIWCVPLYSNPQGYNYSDETVERLASMLTAADDFRIIWDNAYGYHHLGEEVIKVKNLLHACQSAGHPERALMVMSTSKMTFPGAGISALAASETNINYLLSLFGVQTIGHDKLNQLRHVKFFGDKDGLIEHMRKHKEIMAPKFDIVDAYLSEKLYSPEICKWNKPQGGYFITIDVLDHCASEIVAQCSALGLKVTPAGATHPYGKDPNDSIIRIAPSFLNAEELKEAMDILCVVINYVTLKKLNEKQ
- a CDS encoding 5-methyltetrahydropteroyltriglutamate--homocysteine S-methyltransferase codes for the protein MTTLNTVQQPAFDHVGSFLRPQPLKEAREQYLNKEITYDALKQVEDQEIKKLIDKLVSLGYETVTDGEFRRSYWHLDFFFGFNGIEQQLLGQGYVFNKYETRSDSVKFIGQISGEHHPFVEHYKFVRDYAPKHVTVKQTIPAPAQFLVELTRPGVKETVNEHYASREAVKDDIVKAYTTVIQDLYDEGLRVLQLDDCSWGIHVSAGTLEKIHGDGNSENLNVEELKEELLDINNRVIHNAPNDLIINTHVCRGNYRSDWASAGPYDKVADQLFAKEDVDAYYLEYDTERAGGFEPLAKVSGEKHVVLGLITSKFPELEGKAEVIARIKEASKYIPLERLSLSTQCGFASTEEGNELTESEQWAKLELVKEIAIEVWGSREEELPA
- a CDS encoding CsbD family protein translates to MSNEGKFEQLKGNVQETVGNATGNKELEQEGKESKISGKVKEVSENVQDKVNETVDKFKK
- a CDS encoding peptide-methionine (S)-S-oxide reductase gives rise to the protein MYTIYLAGGCLWGVQAFLKTVPGVVETEAGRANGMTATLDGPYDGYAECVKTVCEDTLALPELLDDFFQIMDPYSVNKQGVDEGPKYRTGIYSEDEALLQAARDYINSREDKERIVVEVLPLHNYVRSADEHQDYLDRHPEDYCHVPLEMMRKYK
- a CDS encoding DUF4097 family beta strand repeat-containing protein, which codes for MKKFLIILGILLLIIGIAGMLLTKDQMVTKKQNGYNKQITLNQPFNSIDLDIGQGTIIVEQSKNNHASLEISNIINKEDYQYKIENNTLYFNTKNDSKNRKKNFVFGNHENRDEIEIKLLIPKEKLKLFKAKTFAGMIDVDYLSTENLELNADIGLIEGDKIKSDVSNIKVGMGDISFDHFNSQQANIDVKTGTIELYGLNSDININGHIGMGDGTFEYTNEPQNTHFDVSSKNGDVELNDLINLPQSEAKFLVKMTIGAGTVEFDYE
- a CDS encoding HAAS signaling domain-containing protein, with the protein product MNRKEFLNTLYRNLNGLNENEKQSIMFEYEAHFEDGILDGKDEQLIASELGDPKRIARELKSTYIVDRATQNPSTSNVMNAVMATIGLGILNIFFMSVPLFTYLSFLISMIVLAFIFIISPLFLAADYLINGAEAVTLFDVFMTITMVGCGILLSFALYYFAKYANKLIVKYAKWNINTVKGA
- a CDS encoding PadR family transcriptional regulator, giving the protein MNIQLKKGVLELVVMNEISRGDQYGYELSQTISKQLSIADGTLYPMLRRLVNEGMLDTYMGKTSAGPARKYYTITSTGRVHLQHLVEEWMELKSSVNQLLEGADNNE
- a CDS encoding GNAT family N-acetyltransferase, whose product is MIEFRRLTMNDKVAFEEYMREWNNPEEIVPTATNYSRYSSFEDMIEKLDIRESGQDWVKNTTFFYFIDGVIIGAANIRHKLTKDLLNTGGHIGYGVARSYRGQGYATKILQESLVFARSIGIDKALITCDEDNIASSRVIIKNGGLEDKPYLQSDGIKSRRFWIDI
- a CDS encoding metal-sensing transcriptional repressor; protein product: MSEHQHIAAPRDNEEKEKLIKRLKRVEGQVRGIQKMIEEDRYCVDILVQISAIESAMKQVGYAITERHMKHCVSDAIKAGDGNDSIEELMKVLKQFNK